Proteins encoded by one window of Xenopus tropicalis strain Nigerian chromosome 6, UCB_Xtro_10.0, whole genome shotgun sequence:
- the chchd7 gene encoding coiled-coil-helix-coiled-coil-helix domain-containing protein 7 isoform X1, whose product MMSRNRRMRDLDSNPCLEETDASTKCMDDNRYEKDLCTPYFVKYKNCRKFWNGIMVTRRREGTVPYMPTAEERKHILESMKSLPY is encoded by the exons ATGATGTCTAGGAACAGAAGGATGAGGGACCTAGACTCAAATCCCTGTTTAGAG GAAACCGACGCATCTACCAAGTGCATGGATGATAATCGCTACGAAAAGGATTTGTGCACCCCTTACTTTGTCAAAtataaaaattgcagaaaattttGG AATGGAATTATGGTAACAAGAAGAAGGGAAGGTACTGTGCCTTATATGCCAACTGCAGAAGAAAGAAAGCATATATTGGAGTCAATGAAAAGTCTACCATATTAA